The DNA window aaattaagtttcatGGTTAGGATTTATTGGGCGTCTACACAATGCGTAACTCACGTCCCGCCCgtcacaataaaacaaagttttttcttgtttacccTAAAAGTATCTAAACTCTTGATGTCTTACTTTGTGAAAGTAACAATTAGGTTGAGGTTGGTTATTTTAGCTAAAAACGCGTTGCCTTTGtgaataaaagtatacttttaacgcttttcaaagtaggtcccacccgtcacagtgACGGGTGAGCAAAATGGGTTATCTGATAAAACTTGAGTTAATGAGTATAAaatcctaacctaacctaactggGTTATATTAAAGCAAATTATATGTCTAATATTGCTTAATTCGGTTGTGGTATTACTTTTTAGAACACAATGAATGCAATGAGGCCTATGAGTCAGGAAGAAGTCTTTTTCATTAAAACTGGTAAAATTTTTGACATTATTTCTGACCcactgataaaagtatgtggtaatagactgtttgacaaggtttgacaattttctgaacctttaaaaattcaagttgaaaaaatattttttttggtttaatgctctaagaaaactactgaaattattacttgtaacattaaataattaataaaagagcTGATTTAAAGTTAATACAAACGAACtgtctttatatttttcatatatttgtatactcaaatgttactcgtcccacccgtcacaaagcgctgtcccacccgtcacaagcattgagaagcaaaattatttttgttttacgagttatttgcgtaaattatactaatacctaatctgtataatatcaggaattaaataaaaaatggttgtttcacaaaagtttcgtagtttcttaccaattgcgaattgtgtaagtcaagtcggagaggagaggcactttgaagtcccacccgtcacacttcttataccatcaatttctcataataataatgacattttcatatttttttgatgGTATAGTACGCATTGATTATTCAAGTAATTGATAATGTCATATTTAATACGCTAATTGTTGCCGTTTGgcagaaataaagcaaaatgtaggcaaaaaagagtataaatatcccacccgtcacaatggAATGACCCAATAGTCAATTTTTCCGAGAAATTAATGAATTATCCGGTGTAATCAAGTAATGCTGGAAATAAAAGCtaacaatatgtacatatttgaaatgtgcTAATTAAGCCCTTTAAAATGATATACATTTATACAACATGTCATCCTAacttcatttaatttttttgcttcGTTACTTTATGACCTCTAGAGGGCGCCATGTTGCGTTTGCGGTGACGTTATATAGCCTATAACCAGCGGACGATTAAGACGATTCGAATGACATATCGTTTGTCAAATTCTAACGAGTTCTTTAGAAGttatgagggaacagatgaacatacatacatacatacatacatacatacatacatacatacatacatacatacatacatacccacatacataccggtcaaaatcataaccctccttttgcgttgccgtagtcgggtaaaaatAAATCCTCGTATTTAAATTATGTGttgtaaaattataaattactgATACAAttcaaagttaaaataatgtttattaaccATCTAATCTACCCATCTCTCTTACTCTTGTTGATCTTGCGTTTGATGCGCTCAATGTACGCGGCCACAATGTTGGACAGTAGAGGGAGCGAGAGGGACTTCTCGTCGTCTCTCACTCCCACCTCGGCGCAGAGCTCGGTGCGCTTGCGACGCTCCACTGGCATGGCGGCTTCAGATACCATTACTGAAGCTGAAAAAAAGAGAAGATAAAAAGTGCATAGTGTTGTAAGTCCATATAATGAGGAACTCGAGATCTGACTATCTGTGTAGGTATGGTGATAGATCTGGTCTGGTTTGAAAACTaagttttaaaagaaataaagataTATGTATACAATAACCTAAAATGACATAGAACGTGAGGAATTGAAAGCATCCAATAACCGTGATTATAACATATTACCTGTTAAAGAAGGTATACTAAAGACATACGTCTAACCGGAAGACGAAAATCTTACGGACTGGAGAGCTATGTTGTAAAATTATGCAGTCATGACCCTTAGTTACAGGGAAACGGGTACctatagatttagatttagatttcattTATTCACAAGAATATATAGCACATAAGATGTTACAAATGAAGATACAGAGCCTTAATACATTCGACCGTTAGGCATGTGAAAATTTGTGTATGCGTAGCCTGCTTATTCTAGTGCATGCgtatattatattactattgatacttataattattatgtcattCAATCATTTTTATTAAAGAGCAGTTTCCTTGTCCTAGTATTACCTACATTATTCATTACTTActatcttaaataaaattacattaacaAAGTATCGCTGAAAAAAGTATCTATCTGtaatatgttttattaatgAGCTTAGCctttaattttcttttgaatAGATTAAGGTGTAACTCTTTCAACTGCTCTGGTAAGTGGTTATATACTTTAGAGGCCATACCTAGTATGCTGTTTCGCAAAAGCGCAGTTTTTCCAGCTATTGGGTTAATTTTGTACTTGAAACGCCTGTTCCTGTGTACGGGCCTGTATTCCTTaaagtaggcagagcacatactGTTCAAATcacagtgtcactcttggcaattaagtgtttgaaagttaataaaattgtgatattgcagtgtcaGATTGCCCTCCACAGTAAAATAAGTATCGTACTTATTTCAAAACATTAAAATgataaaagaaaagttacctgtATACAAATACCCGTTCCACTGCAGGTACTCAAGCACGAGTTCGTTCGTGAGCAGCACAGCGTCGGTCGGCGCAGGCGCGCTCGGCCGCTGCGTACCAGTGTCCAAGTATTCTTGCCTTTCCTGCAGAATCTCCGTCACTTTTGCACGAGTCTGAAAATTACGCATTATAAATACCTaggaaaatagttatttttttttacaagggggcaaagttgttatttaaccgcacttgccaatattgatacccgagcaagcgaaagattccaatattagtaatagaatttacctataaggctataaatgatgattttgaatcataaatattgaataaattgatgaatttgatttagtttgatgtttcatagtcagtattttgttcgtgttggcgtggtgaaaaaatttgtgtttcactcggtggcaaagtttttttaaccttcgtgcctttaaaccctcgcaacgctcaagattccactttttgaaccactcgctacgctcacgGTTCAATATAGGAATATTttgcttgctcgagtatcaatattgacacgtgcggctaaacaacaactttgcccccttataaaacaaattaattcAATATAAAACTATTCCCACGTGGTTACACCCTAATTCAAATTGATACTGCTCAAATTGACCCGCTTTTGTATCAGGTATCATAGGCGAGACGATGATGTGAGGTATCTCGAGTTCAAAAACATTTCATCGACCTCAGGAATTGTCAATTTTGTatagattaattgattaattgttttttaacataataatggtacattttttgaatattgtatgactagctttattaatagtgtgtgaacctgccttagaaatctatattatttatggtcatggttcgttaatatttcttgtatgtgggtagcttttgcacattgtaatttttcctcagtcacccgttgaccacgaacgctgtaaagtgttcgaaacgtcgggatgaattgtaaattcattatacgcgatttaatccgtttccatagttttattgcatgagtaactatcgcggtaaccgaagacaatattttgtagGAAGTAGGTGGCTatcacaatagatcagaaaTGATTGCAAGTCGCACAAaagaatgaataaatgaatgaaggTCTACAAtaaatctatgtatataattatatttgccCTATAGCCCAGTATGACCTAgtgcacagaatatataatccTAGGGTGATGAGGCATTAAGGCAGCATTTCCCAAACTGTCGATCGCCTAGGTGTAGGCTATCAAGTTTGCAAGTCGGCTAACTGGTAATCTTGGACACTAAGTACATCGGTTGTGTACCTATCGTCACCCTAATCGCGAGCTACTGGAATACTCTATACGATATTTTAATTGTATACGAATCAAAAAGTTTTGTAAGtctttaagtaatattttactttaaaatgaatatccaaaaccaaaccaaaaatgattaataaataaaacgtGTCTGAAACGTAAACCACGGCAGTTGAAGTGTTTTATATAAGGAAAAAGGAATTGGGTTGGCTTTAATCATATTAATTTCCACGTGGAAAAGATTTACCAGTTACTTGAGTATACAAATTGTACATTAAATTTCTACAGTCAAATTATACGAAGGTCTAAAcaatataattacatatatctcgcgctttgtacacatatttaaagtcaaacacaggtcgaacgcgattaattaacattatttttaccttttttcccaacgtttcggccaggttgcactggccgtggtcttGGTGGCGTGGTGGTtggttgggaaaaaaggtaaaaataatgttaattgatcgcgttcgacctgtgtgtgactttaaatataatataattacataCTCACAGATAAGGgggcgctggtggcctagcggtaagagctgCGGTTTTCAAGCGGTCGCTTATGTATggatgtaaatattgtaaattttataataattgtgaCTATGTTGTTATTAAAGTGCTTTGAAAATAAGTTACCTCtgcttgtattttatcaaggtgtccaCTCTTTttcaacaatttttttattgcaccTAGAAGATCTTGCTCTGAAGTCTCATGCTTTAAATTCATTACGAAAAAACGTTATAATCAAATAATTCACAGCTTAAGTAATAAAAATTTGACAGGCATGTCCCTTATCTGACATTGACATAATTTTAATCATAATATAGGTTGAAGTAAAAAGTTTGTCACTTTTGAGTTTGGCAAATGTTCAAGCAAAAGTAACACTTTTGGTTAGTATTTAGTCTGGTCgtcttttagggttccgtaccaaaaaggtacaacaggaacccttatggtgcgactctgtccgtctgtctgtccgtctgtcacattgttaaatatctcgagaactacttatgctatcgatattaAATTTGGAATAGAACCTCTACAagtttaaagtatttttttatattaattaatataaatgatagaaaatggccaaaatgaaaggggggcaaactgaaaatttcaagtaactaggtcaagtggggtatcgttagaaagggctcaaattgtacatatcaaaactattttttataattttttggttgtggaaaaaaaatattttttgaaggtaaatgtaaaaaaaataccgttcccccctcccttatctccgaagtttaccaacataaatttatgaaattttcaccaaacatggctattataatgaatattacaggaaaaataaaaccgtacacgtatcttgaaaactttttttttatttataaaaaacctttcagatttacattttcaatttcaacacccttgcgggtgtttattgtacctgtattttttaaactaaataacaataaaattacctgctttcaaatagaggcaaaatggttttaaaatcggttcacacaataaacaattattccataaaaatcatcttccatactagctcgcgcgcattagtttactcaatttgccgatagatgtcgttgtacgttgaacgctaatttcctacatcgcgtttttcctgatataatgaggtcggttcaggagcgtccgtgcgacatgtcgtaagtcgtaaactattaaagtcttgattttatttggacgttgtctaacaataaaattgtatattaaaatattacttgttatttttaattacttgcCTAGTTGCCtacatcaaactaaaatatcatcgaaaaaaaaaatacattggaACTCATAATCCAGCCCGTCGTCACTCCATAGTAGGATAATatcatcaagcaatgattcccaacattacgacacaaaaaaaatgctatcaaatcaaaatgacatcTATTATTAATAGTACTAAAGTCCATTATATTTTGGTAGCAAAAATACATAGATAATAGAGTTTCATATTTCCTTAGTCTACCTATGGCCTgacctacgtgttttttttttttcaaaacgtcaagtcgtcaacgtcaaatctgtcgtaacttgtttgaattttgtaagttaagtaaataataaaataactaaagttaTTATTGAAATTTCGGGCAAACAAATAAGAAAGTGTGAAATTTGTGATGGTGGCTTGTTTTTGCCTAGCTTTGCACTGGATATATGCAGGTCGGTaactagtattttattatattttcgtttCGAGTTGCTAACAATTACCTACTCATTTAATCAATTCAAAGTAGTACTTATCATGTACAGTCTACGATTTAAgcgaaaacattctgtaaataagttttttcgtaaacaaccaaataacctaaaataccaatagagtgtgaccaacttatcgataatctctttatttcagatgacgattatgggtaattttaacaggtaacgaagaatcggcatatttatccatctcctgtatgaagataatgttgggcaaaggttttcaaggctttttgcagtaaatattaactttcCCTGGTAACCTTGCAAGAAACACGAAGATTGAAGCAACAAATACTGGCTtataacaaaactcttaattaggaggcagtgccaaatatgaacgtcaggcacagtaaatcataggaattttctgcaaacgcctcaaaattagttcaactgagaagtgctgtaaagtagttgaaaaattacttcatgtaaaagaaaagtgatagtatattttgcttttgttttattcattttatacagggGCGTATTAAAGGCGGCAGGCTCTTTTTAGAATAGCGAAGCAGCgtttcttaaatttcatactttatcgtcacttaacggggcggtaatcctgactggctcaggatgccaacgccaaatccttgaaatacgccactgacagccatcccagacatttttttaaatatgtataaatactataaatttacTGTTAAGTCACCATACTGCAAAATATCGcaaatttatcgatatcgataaatattagggactggGTTGGTCGAGCCCTAGCGATTTTTTCTTTGTGTTGGTAGCAGTGACATGACCTCACGACCGTCGAAAAAACGCCTGCTGGTTCGAGGGTTGTTAGAGAGTGCCGActcttaaaacgtagtgattcaatgctctttgtcATAATCTACAAAATTACAAACACATCTTAcgcaaagagcattgaatcactacgttttaagagTCGGCACTCTCTAACAACCCTCGAACCGATTTATGCAAGCGTTTTTTCGACGGTCGTGAGGTCATGTCACTGCTACCAACACAAAGAAAAAATCGCTAGGGCTCGACCAACccagtccctaatatttatcgatatcgataaatttgcgatattttgcagtatggcgacttaacagtaaatttatagtatttatacatatttaaaaaaatgtctgggatggctgtcagaggcgtatttcaaggatttggcgttggcatcctgagccagtcaggattaccgccccgttaagtgacgataaagtatgaaatttaagaaacGCTGCTTCGCTATTCTAAAAAGAGCCTGCCGCCTTTAATACGCccctgtataaaatgaataaaacaaaagcaaaatatactatcacttttcttttacatgaagtaatttttcaactactttacagcacttctcagttgAACTAATTTTGAGGCGTTTGCAGAAAATTCCTATGATTTACTGTGCCTGACGTTCATATTTGGCACTGCCTCCTAATTGAGAGTTTTGTTATAAGCCAGTATTTGTTGCTTCAATCTTCGTGTTTCTTGCATGTTTACCAGGgaaagttaatatttactgcaaaaagccttgaaaacctttgcccaacattatcttcatacaggagatggataaatatgccgattcttcgttacctgttaaaattacccataatcgtcatctgaaataaagagattatcGATAAATTGGTCACACTCTATTGGTATTTtaggttatttgtttgtttacgaaaaaacttatttacataATGTTTTCGCTTAAATCGTAGACTGTACATGATAAGTACTACTTTGAATTGATTAAATGAGTAGGTAATTGTTAGCAACTCGaaacgaaaatataataaaatactagttACCGACCTGCATATATCCAGTGCAAAGCTAGGCAAAAACAAGCCACCATCACAAATTTCACACTTTCTTATTTGTTTGCCCGAAATTTCAATAAtaactttagttattttattatttacttaacttacaaaattcaaacaagttacgacagatttgacgttgacgacttgacgttttgaaaaaaaaaacacgtaggtcaggccatagacttaaggaaatatgaaactctattatctatgtatttttgctaccaaaatataatggactatagtactattaataatagatgtcattttgatttgatagcattttttttgtgtcgtaatgttgggaatcattgcttgatgatATTATCATACTATGGAGTGACGACGGGCTGATCTTACGTCTAATATCCTCCATTCAATAGGTAGAGTCTGTTGGGAAAGTGAAGAGttgtggaatgtattggaccaaACGTTCGACCAAAGGTCATTCaattggaccccatacatttcatgaCTCTtaactttccgaacagactctacagTTAGTAATATCAGAAGTATCTAACTACAATTTAATTATAGCGCTTAACAAAAAGAGATGCGAAAAGAAACTTGACTCTTGACCAGACTGAACTGCACATATGTTATGTGTGTGCTGTGTTATATTTAGATAACTTATTCAGGATGACTGTTACTTTTGAGGCGTTGCTTCTTACGCTACTATTAATTCTGACAGTACGTTGAAATCGAACACAAGAGTATTACGCAAATGTGCCAACTTCGGGGCTGGATGAAGGTAAATTAAGCACCGACAAGGGTGAAATTGATTGCGTGAACCGGCTCGAGGGGCCATTCAGGCCGAGTGTGGTACGTTTGGCCTACATGAACCAAGGTGCTTAACGCCTGGAGTGGAGGAGATATAGGCGTTTTAAAGGATTGCTCATgttctaaaaaatatttagaaatacTTGTAAATACACACACttacagcatgcacttacgtgaAAGGTTGTAGAAAAACTATTGTATGCAACTCAGTCAGAAAATACTCGGCTCAAATAGTCACTCACATTTTTGACCTCTCTTAAACACCGGTTGTATATTGTATAAATTACTATTATACGTAGTTTAAAACTTCTTTTTTCAGGTTATTATCTGACTATAGCGTTAGTATGCACATAACTAcctactaataatactaatattgtaTGAATCCAGTGTTGCTCTCGAATAATAAATGCAGGGCTCTAAATTTAATGTCCACAAAATATGACTGAGAGCCAACAAAACACGTTCGAATGACCGCGACGATTTCACTTTTGTAATAGTAACTAGCGATCCAAAATTTTCGTTTACAGCTAAATCAGGTAAGTAGCACCCTCGACTCGAGCGCAAGTGAAAATTTACCGTCTGTTATTTCAAAGAGAACCATGAACTCGCTCTGATAGACTTTAGCTCGCAGTTTGTTTGTAGTATTTCTGCCAACAAGCTTTGAAACCATAAACTACCGTCCAGTGTCCAAAGAGCGATCCCGAATAATCTAAATGTGTAAGGTAGGCGACCAGGAGGTAAGACAAAACGCCAATGTCAACGTGTATATTTATTAAAGATATAGGTACATTTCATACATAGCAGGTCATTCAAACTGGTAGGTACTTCCTAGCTACGGAAAACCGTACAGTGGCCGGCAAGGTTGAGCTCATCCACTATAGGTGCAAAAAGCCAAGGGACAGTCTGTGAACCTATCGCCAAGGCACTAGCTACGACCTAGGGTGGATCGGGAGAAGACTGCAGGTGGCTATCGACCTTCCGAGCCAACGAGACTCGCCAAAGGACAGTCGGAGAACCTATCGCTAAGGCAGTCACTATAGCTAACTCATTTGATGCTGCTGTGATGTCGttcgacacccctgctgggttgtgagtggccccttccgcgctgggcgctgtgagggctgcatctggtcgcgccccatccttgtggggcagTCTTACGTCGACTTTTTGGGGACGACTGGGCCTTCTGGTCAGTGCTAGCCCTATCGCTACCGGCCGTTATCcaaaaatactatcataactgcaCTGATGATGTctacaaatgtattttttttttaatatcatgatatatgtattgatatcatgatattgaaataaagaagcatgtcatttgttctcaaaaaaaaaatcaaaaaaacacgcaaatatatttggggaaaatatgattttggccacttccaggctgcgaaacagcgccatctaattttaagcctaaaaggtccatatacatttcagggggacgcttttttgtatgggctttgtcttttgtctgtcccgtattatatcgtccttggtcGAAACTAAAACTATTTTTGAGATATCTTGAAGTTATTATCGGTCCATTAAAGTTCTAATTTAAAGGAGTCATTAAAATCGTCAACAGATGAATAAAATTACAATAGTTATAACACTAATTTCTCTAAATACCAAAATCGCAAGAACATTTATTGTAAGTGGTTTctattttttttgatataatatctctttatttacatgaacatatttacataattatataataaactaagactaaacttaaaagctagctaatgtctaaaataggcccttgaggcattgtaccaaggatactggcgacatttcctcgctgtatcgcaatgctgatacgttgtgcgaggaagtcgccagctcttcggtcaccagttaatTCTATCTATCTGAAGTGAAACTTACATTCAACGTTGTACACAATAAACTTAGATTACATACATGCGAATAACCAAATCCTTCAGCATCACAGTGGTTTAGCTCACTCCGTCCATTAAGGTACAAAGGGACATCATTTATTACGATACTGTGCGGGAACGTGAACGTGCCGTTAATTTAATTTGCCCGTTGGCCAAATTCTCGCACCTAGAATTGGATTGAATTAATCACTGTTTTGGCTGGAGCGAGACATCCGTCAAATAAGGGTATCAAGCCAAGcgcaggtacagtcaaccaattggaaccctaggccactctacaaccatgtcaaaatgaaaagcagtaagagatttcttacaatctgatttataacgtcactatggcatagttctacagtggttccaattggttgactgtacagtcaccAGCAGACGTTactgtgacaaggtatagaaatcatcacataattatttatgccggtgactgtacaattTACATACGAGGTATGTTACTCGTCGATGCGTAAAGGTCACACAAAAATTGTGTAgttcttattaaattttatttatttattttagttcaaTAATCTTAAAATATGCACAGTTTCATTTAATGTAAAAATGGCTTGTTTACGCTTCGGAggcgctgttcactttctccatacaatcaTTGTAATTCTACTCTTTCAATTAGCGTAGCGTAAAAAATACTAATTCTGATAATATTTGGTACGGAATTTTGAACAGCGAGCCAAAAAGGCCATTTTAGAATCACAGCTtattacaaaataatttgaaaacgaAACATAGCGTTTTCGACTGAATTTTACAATAGATATAAACTAGGGCCTCATTTTCTATAGAaaatttcacgtttttttataccacatcggtggcaaacaggtatacggctcgcctgatggaaagcggttaccgtaacctatggacgccgaTGATGTTGAAAGCGAAGTGTCGGGAACCTTGGCTGAAAAATACGTTTCAACAATTCAGTGATACttaatgaattatgaatttGACAACGTCAACTCTTGAAAACGATCCCAGAAAATTatcattttatgtatttttctcctatcattttataatagaaAGTGCGCGCATATTAGTAAAAAGTACGACGAGCATAGTTATTAATCATAATTGCAGATACATGCAGAAATAATCGTTGCAAACGAGGAAGCAACGCGCCCCGCTTGAGATGACAGACGTCAGACAAgaaaataacaacaaataataatacttactgAGTAATATTATATCTGGATATCGTGTTTATAAAGTGCATTTAGCATTCAAGGGGCGTGCTTGTGATATATATAGTTTGCACGTGTTCCGAGTTTATACAACCTTCCTTGGAATCAACAGAATCAACAGAACTTCACAAGCGGTTCTCTTACCTCAAAGAACCCTTGCAGCAGCAGCGCAGCACACAGCGGGCGGCCCAGGCCCTATTCTCCGTTCTCTTAGCCTGGGCCCGCGACGGGgaatctttattttttgtttttatacattATTTGTCCTTTTAAGCCTTTAGTTATAAGTATTGTGtagttttttatgtattttaattttaaatagtttatttttctttttaagaCTAGTTTGCTGATGCCTATTTCTATCCTTCCTAACTCCGCTCCATCCACTGCATCTTCAGAAATCATCCGTTGTCCCGAATGTACAGAGCCCAAGTTTTTTAAAGGCTCTAGAGGTCTGAATATTCATATAACTAAAAAACATAGAAAATCAGCTAGTCAACCAACACCTAGACCTACGTCATCTCAGCCCAACGTCGAACCCATCCCGGATCTCCAGGCTCCTAACTCAAATATACCATTTTGGAAAACCCTAACTAATTTAAAAACACTTGCCCTGTTTTAAAACGCGTACCGCGTGGAGCGCGTGTGTCGGTAGCTAAATTTCTTAGTGAGActatcaaattaattatttcaaccaattccaTTCACAGTtgggaaaatattttaacttttacCTTTAAAGTGCTCCACATCAAACCTGATGAAAGTACACATTCTAAATCGCTTACAAAAATAATCAAACAAAATTGTTGCCGCGATGTTTCACTTTGCCCTGCTGGCGATAGTTATAAACGTCTTAgtaataatttattcaaaaaagttgaaactaAAATCTCTGATGGTGACATTAAAGGAGCCGCCCGCCTCTTGTTTTCTGATGATGCAGTAGCACCGGCCAATTCGGAAACCCTCGCAGCTCTCGCCGCTAAACATCCACCTTCAGACCCGAACCTTCATCTTCCAGATCCCCCTCAAGCCAACCATCCCGCTCTGACCGCCTCCGCCGAGGATGTTCTCGGAGCCATACTATCATTTCCCAATGGCTCTGCAGGAGGCCTTGACGGTTTGTCTCCACAGCATCTCAAAGACCTCCTGTACTGTGGTTGCGGTGACACAAAGGAAAATCTCTTGAAGGACTTGACGGCCCTTGTAAACATCATGTTGGCTGGTCAAGTCCCTCCAGAGATTACAGACATCCTTTATGGCGCCAACCTATGCGCCTTGACTAAAAAAGACGGCGGCATTCGGCCCATTGCGGTTGGCTCCACTCTGCGTCGACTCGCAGCCAAGATAGCATGCCGCGCTATACTTAAGGACCTTGCCTCCGAACTGCAGCCTATACAGCTCGGTTTCGGCTCCAAGAGCGGCTGCGAAGCTGCTGTCCACGCTGTACGGACATATATAGAGCGCCAAGCAGGAGATGTTATTCTGAAGGTGGATGTCTCCAATGCTT is part of the Leguminivora glycinivorella isolate SPB_JAAS2020 unplaced genomic scaffold, LegGlyc_1.1 Scaffold12, whole genome shotgun sequence genome and encodes:
- the LOC125242185 gene encoding centrosomal protein 20-like; its protein translation is MNLKHETSEQDLLGAIKKLLKKSGHLDKIQAETRAKVTEILQERQEYLDTGTQRPSAPAPTDAVLLTNELVLEYLQWNGYLYTASVMVSEAAMPVERRKRTELCAEVGVRDDEKSLSLPLLSNIVAAYIERIKRKINKSKRDG